In Thermus caldifontis, the following proteins share a genomic window:
- a CDS encoding MDR family MFS transporter translates to MNPTPQEVRFTMIGVLLGVFLAALDQTIVSTAMPRIVSELKGAEYYAWVTTSYLLTSTVSAPIFGRLTELFSRKAILIWAVLIFLLGSVLSGLSQNMAQLILFRGLQGVGGGALFALALTTIAVLFPPRERGKLAGAFGALFGLSSAVGPWLGGLLTDHLSWRFVFYINVPVGAVALGFILRYMPRLKPGQREPFDFLGAFLLVAWTVPLMLAFSWGGSTYPWGSPVILGLFAGALLGLALWVWAELWLPYPLFDLKVFRGRVFSLSAVAAFFYGPAFLGAVAFLPLYLQVVKGVSASQSGVTVLPLVLGVMVGSLGAGQLLARFGRYKVLLISSAAFLLSLFLLLHFVLAVATPLLLAVALFFLLGLGLGPAQSVLNVVAQSDLPKERMGSGTSMVQFMRQIGSTMGIAFLGTLLAQSLSANLQSAFPGGGSQPAMVRTGEGMALDLDREFARLEDLLLKALRGDETAYRTLMQDPFLPQEFKGNLVPGGLPAQFARTERLLERALRGDEVARQTLLGEASLPLPVKALLLPGGVAQGTLSLLERAWAGDAMAKEALLRLPWGQGLEEALAKGPSPALKAQLLPRLKALEDRVVAEAVASLRGMEEQTLAQVPLQVVARLEAVREGLKEALKEGIVEALRRIFLFSALFIGLSLLTLVALPDRELSGGLGPRPSLE, encoded by the coding sequence GTGAACCCCACACCACAGGAAGTCCGCTTTACCATGATCGGCGTGCTGCTGGGGGTTTTCCTGGCAGCTTTGGACCAGACCATCGTCTCCACCGCCATGCCCCGCATCGTAAGCGAGCTTAAGGGGGCAGAGTACTACGCCTGGGTCACCACCAGTTACCTCCTCACCTCCACGGTTTCCGCCCCCATCTTTGGCCGGCTTACCGAGCTCTTTTCCCGCAAGGCCATCCTGATTTGGGCGGTACTCATTTTCCTCCTGGGTTCCGTGCTTTCCGGTCTTTCCCAGAACATGGCCCAGCTCATCCTCTTTAGGGGCCTCCAGGGGGTGGGAGGCGGGGCCCTTTTTGCCCTGGCCCTGACCACCATTGCCGTCCTTTTCCCCCCTAGGGAGCGGGGCAAGCTGGCGGGAGCTTTTGGGGCCCTCTTTGGCCTTTCCTCGGCCGTGGGACCCTGGCTGGGCGGGTTGCTCACCGACCACCTCTCCTGGCGCTTTGTCTTTTACATCAACGTGCCCGTGGGGGCCGTGGCCCTGGGGTTCATACTGCGGTACATGCCCCGGCTGAAACCTGGCCAGCGCGAACCTTTTGATTTCCTTGGGGCCTTTCTCCTTGTGGCTTGGACCGTGCCCTTGATGCTGGCCTTTTCCTGGGGTGGGAGCACCTATCCTTGGGGGAGTCCCGTCATCCTGGGGCTCTTTGCCGGAGCCCTTTTGGGCCTAGCCCTTTGGGTATGGGCCGAGCTTTGGCTTCCTTATCCGCTTTTTGACCTGAAGGTGTTTCGGGGGCGGGTGTTTAGCCTATCGGCGGTGGCCGCCTTCTTTTATGGGCCGGCCTTCCTGGGAGCCGTGGCCTTCTTGCCCCTTTACCTCCAGGTGGTCAAGGGGGTTTCCGCCAGCCAAAGTGGGGTTACGGTGTTGCCCCTGGTCCTGGGGGTCATGGTGGGCAGCCTGGGAGCCGGGCAGCTATTGGCCCGGTTTGGGCGGTACAAAGTTCTTTTAATAAGCAGCGCCGCCTTCCTGCTCTCCCTTTTCCTCCTCCTGCACTTTGTCCTGGCGGTGGCAACCCCCCTGCTCTTGGCGGTGGCCCTTTTCTTCCTCCTGGGCCTTGGCCTGGGGCCGGCGCAGAGCGTGCTGAACGTGGTGGCCCAAAGCGACCTGCCTAAGGAACGCATGGGAAGCGGCACCAGCATGGTGCAGTTCATGCGCCAGATTGGCTCCACCATGGGGATCGCCTTTTTGGGGACCCTTCTGGCGCAAAGCCTGAGCGCCAACCTGCAAAGCGCCTTCCCTGGGGGTGGTTCCCAACCCGCCATGGTCCGGACGGGGGAGGGGATGGCCCTGGACCTAGACCGGGAGTTTGCCCGCCTGGAGGACCTTTTGCTTAAGGCGCTCCGGGGGGACGAGACCGCTTACCGTACCTTGATGCAAGACCCCTTCCTGCCCCAGGAGTTCAAGGGGAACCTGGTGCCTGGGGGTCTGCCCGCGCAGTTTGCCCGGACGGAAAGGCTTTTGGAAAGGGCCTTAAGGGGGGACGAGGTGGCGCGGCAAACCCTTTTGGGGGAAGCCTCTTTGCCCTTGCCGGTGAAGGCCCTCCTCCTGCCAGGTGGGGTTGCCCAGGGCACCCTTTCCCTGTTGGAGAGGGCATGGGCCGGGGACGCTATGGCTAAGGAGGCTCTTTTGCGCCTCCCTTGGGGCCAGGGGCTAGAGGAGGCGCTGGCTAAAGGGCCTTCTCCGGCTCTTAAGGCCCAACTCCTTCCCCGGCTTAAGGCCTTGGAGGACAGGGTGGTGGCCGAGGCGGTGGCCTCCTTGAGGGGGATGGAGGAGCAAACCCTTGCCCAGGTTCCCCTCCAGGTGGTAGCCCGCCTCGAGGCGGTCCGGGAAGGGTTAAAGGAGGCCTTGAAGGAGGGCATCGTGGAGGCCCTTCGCCGCATCTTCCTCTTCAGTGCCCTTTTTATCGGTCTTTCCCTCCTAACCCTCGTGGCCTTGCCGGATAGGGAGCTTTCGGGAGGCTTGGGGCCTCGCCCTTCGCTAGAGTGA
- the pxpB gene encoding 5-oxoprolinase subunit PxpB produces MEGFYLVFGEGLSEEANRLAQALAQALLKAPPEGLWEAIPAYGTLYLEYDSRRLSRARLLTLLRRLASWEEGEGRCVEIPVRYDGEDLLEVARRTGLSLEEVKRRHQAPLYRVYALGFTPGFPFLAPVEEALRLPRRPHPRPRVPAHSVAMAGPQTGIYPLPSPGGWHLLGTALVAVYDPHREEPFLLRPGDRVRFREGVGPTPPEPAPLELLPAEPRFPAFRVEEPGLMDLVVDQGRFLAGHLGLARSGPLDPYSAALANRLVGNPPGTPLLEMAYRGPVLTALEDLVVGFAGYGFVALLDGEEIPPGQSFLWPRGKTLSFRPWGRGVRVYLAVAGGLEVHTFFGSASPDLRGRVGRSLRALDVLGLRERRAVRPGLAFRQRPLPGVFRLRLLPGPQFTEEAFRVLLSAPFRVARADRMGLELQGPEVPGGEGLSEATPLGGIQVPPSGRPLVLLADKGSLGGYAKRAQVVAEDLWLLGQAWPGAELVYTSWFNREEKHKPPTLPWKGKTP; encoded by the coding sequence GTGGAGGGTTTCTACCTGGTCTTTGGGGAAGGGCTTTCCGAGGAGGCTAACCGCTTGGCCCAGGCCCTGGCCCAGGCTCTCCTTAAGGCTCCCCCGGAAGGGCTTTGGGAGGCCATCCCCGCCTACGGCACCCTTTACCTGGAGTACGATTCCCGGAGGCTTTCCCGCGCCCGGCTCCTCACGTTGCTTCGCCGCCTAGCTTCCTGGGAGGAAGGGGAAGGGAGGTGCGTGGAGATCCCCGTGCGTTACGACGGTGAGGACCTCCTCGAGGTGGCCAGGCGCACGGGGCTTTCCTTGGAAGAGGTCAAGCGCCGGCACCAGGCACCCCTGTACCGGGTCTACGCCCTGGGGTTTACCCCAGGGTTTCCCTTTTTGGCCCCGGTGGAGGAGGCCCTCCGATTGCCCCGGAGGCCCCATCCCCGGCCCCGGGTCCCCGCCCACAGCGTGGCCATGGCCGGGCCGCAGACGGGCATTTATCCCTTGCCTTCCCCCGGGGGATGGCACCTGTTGGGCACCGCCTTGGTGGCGGTCTACGACCCCCACCGGGAAGAGCCCTTTCTCCTGAGGCCGGGGGACCGGGTGCGCTTTAGGGAGGGGGTGGGGCCAACGCCGCCGGAACCTGCCCCCTTGGAGCTCCTTCCCGCAGAACCCAGGTTTCCCGCCTTCCGGGTGGAGGAACCGGGCCTCATGGACCTGGTGGTGGACCAGGGAAGGTTTCTGGCGGGGCATCTGGGCCTGGCCCGCTCGGGGCCTTTGGACCCCTATTCCGCCGCTTTGGCCAACCGGCTGGTGGGAAACCCTCCGGGAACACCCCTCCTGGAGATGGCCTACCGGGGCCCGGTGCTCACCGCCTTAGAGGACCTGGTGGTGGGGTTTGCGGGCTATGGGTTTGTGGCCCTTTTGGATGGGGAAGAAATCCCACCGGGGCAGAGCTTTCTTTGGCCAAGGGGGAAAACCCTTTCCTTCCGGCCCTGGGGGCGGGGGGTGAGGGTCTACCTGGCGGTGGCGGGGGGCCTCGAGGTCCACACCTTCTTTGGTTCTGCCTCCCCGGATCTTCGGGGAAGGGTGGGCCGGTCTTTAAGGGCTTTGGATGTCCTGGGGCTTAGGGAAAGGAGGGCGGTGCGGCCCGGCTTGGCTTTCCGGCAGAGGCCCTTGCCGGGGGTGTTTCGCCTCCGCCTTCTGCCAGGACCCCAGTTTACGGAGGAGGCCTTTAGGGTCCTCCTGTCGGCCCCCTTTCGCGTGGCCCGGGCGGACCGCATGGGCCTGGAGCTTCAGGGCCCGGAGGTCCCGGGCGGGGAGGGCCTTTCCGAGGCCACGCCCTTGGGGGGCATCCAGGTACCTCCCTCGGGCCGCCCCTTGGTGCTCTTGGCGGACAAGGGGAGCCTAGGGGGATATGCCAAGCGGGCGCAGGTGGTGGCAGAGGACCTTTGGCTTTTGGGTCAGGCGTGGCCGGGAGCGGAGCTGGTGTACACAAGCTGGTTTAATCGTGAAGAGAAACACAAGCCACCCACCCTCCCCTGGAAAGGGAAGACCCCTTAG
- a CDS encoding thiolase family protein — MPEAWIVEALRTPIGKHGGALATVRPDDLLAHVLSALMERSGVPKEAVEDVYAGCANQAGEDNRNVARMALLLAGFPVEVAGCTVNRLCGSGLEAVAQAARAIWAGEGQVYVGAGVESMSRAPFVVPKAERPFPTGNMVMYDTTLGWRLVNPRMQALYGTESMGETAENLAEMYQIPREEQDRFALLSHQKAIRAWDEGRFAREVVPVPVKRGKEEALVEVDEGPRRDTSLEKLAQLKPVFRQGGTVTAGNSSPLNDGAAAVLLVSDAYAKAHGLEPLARVRSIAVAGVPPRIMGIGPVPATKKALERAGLTLKDIGLIELNEAFAAQSLAVLREWGLDMEDPRLNPNGGAIALGHPLGASGARILTTLVHEMGRRGVQFGLATMCIGVGQGIAMVVEAG, encoded by the coding sequence ATGCCTGAAGCCTGGATCGTAGAAGCCTTGAGAACCCCCATCGGCAAGCACGGGGGCGCCCTGGCCACGGTGCGCCCCGATGACCTCCTGGCCCATGTCCTTTCCGCCCTCATGGAACGAAGCGGGGTACCCAAGGAGGCCGTGGAGGACGTTTACGCCGGCTGCGCCAACCAGGCCGGGGAGGACAACCGCAACGTGGCCCGCATGGCCCTTCTCCTGGCAGGCTTTCCCGTGGAGGTGGCAGGCTGTACCGTCAACCGCCTTTGCGGCTCGGGCCTGGAGGCGGTGGCCCAGGCCGCCCGGGCCATCTGGGCCGGGGAGGGCCAGGTGTACGTGGGCGCTGGGGTGGAGTCCATGTCCCGGGCTCCCTTCGTGGTGCCTAAGGCGGAAAGGCCTTTCCCCACGGGCAACATGGTCATGTACGACACCACCTTGGGCTGGCGCCTGGTAAATCCCAGGATGCAGGCCCTCTATGGCACGGAGAGCATGGGGGAAACCGCCGAGAACCTGGCGGAGATGTACCAGATTCCCCGGGAGGAGCAGGACCGCTTCGCCCTTCTTTCCCACCAGAAGGCCATCCGGGCCTGGGACGAAGGAAGGTTTGCCCGGGAGGTGGTCCCCGTTCCGGTAAAGCGGGGCAAGGAGGAGGCTCTGGTGGAGGTGGACGAGGGCCCCAGGCGGGACACCTCCCTGGAGAAGCTGGCCCAGCTTAAGCCCGTTTTCCGCCAAGGGGGTACGGTAACCGCAGGGAACTCCAGCCCCCTAAACGACGGGGCGGCGGCGGTGCTTCTGGTTTCCGATGCCTACGCCAAGGCCCACGGCCTCGAGCCCCTGGCCCGGGTGCGGAGCATCGCCGTGGCCGGGGTTCCTCCCAGGATCATGGGTATCGGGCCGGTGCCCGCCACCAAGAAGGCCTTAGAACGGGCAGGGCTTACCCTGAAGGACATCGGCCTTATTGAGCTGAACGAGGCCTTTGCCGCCCAGAGCCTGGCCGTGTTGCGGGAGTGGGGCCTGGATATGGAGGATCCCCGCCTGAACCCCAACGGCGGGGCCATCGCCCTGGGCCATCCCCTAGGGGCCTCGGGGGCCCGGATCCTCACCACCTTGGTCCATGAGATGGGGCGGAGAGGGGTCCAGTTCGGCCTGGCCACCATGTGCATAGGGGTGGGCCAGGGCATCGCCATGGTGGTGGAGGCGGGCTAA